From the Cryptomeria japonica chromosome 2, Sugi_1.0, whole genome shotgun sequence genome, one window contains:
- the LOC131048672 gene encoding small ribosomal subunit protein uS10, with the protein MAMGMMKPMKAGLEESQEQQHRIRITLSSKNVKNLEKVCGDLVKGAKDKRLKVKGPVRMPTKVLHITTRKSPCGEGTNTWDRFELRVHKRIIDLVSSSEVVKQITSITIEPGVEVEVTIADG; encoded by the exons ATGGCGATGGGTATGATGAAGCCGATGAAGGCTGGTCTCGAGGAATCTCAGGAGCAGCAGCACCGCATTAGAATCACTCTTTCTTCTAAGAATGTCAAGAATCTTGAGAAAG TGTGTGGTGATCTTGTGAAGGGCGCCAAGGACAAGAGATTGAAAGTCAAGGGGCCTGTCAGGATGCCTACAAAAGTGCTTCACATCACCACTAGGAAGTCTCCCTGTGGAGAAG GGACCAACACATGGGATCGATTTGAATTGCGTGTTCACAAGAGAATAATAGACCTTGTTAGCTCGTCTGAAGTTGTGAAGCAGATAACTTCAATTACCATTGAACCTGGAGTTGAGGTTGAAGTTACAATTGCAGACGGATAA